A genomic window from Haladaptatus caseinilyticus includes:
- a CDS encoding FAD-dependent oxidoreductase translates to MSEHPHVEIYTKENCPYCDKAKDLFDEKGIEYETYNVTGDDELFSEMVERADGRKTAPEVFIDDELIGGWDETSALEETGELDERLGIAASDGGETADPEHRTLIVSGSGIAGLTAAIYAARGNNDPLILQGDEPGGQLTLTTDVENYPGFPDGISGPELINNMQEQAERFGAEVKTGIIEDVDDTSRPFRVELSNGDVYTTDALIAASGASARTLSIPGEDDLMGYGVSTCATCDGAFFRDEEMVVIGGGDAAFEEASFLTKFAEKVYLVHRREEFRAEQYWQDRVQEKVDAGEIEIMKNTEVTEIHGTPEDGVDHVTMVTNPAGKPSQKLDDPETEEFDFDVGAVFLAIGHTPNTGYLEDTDVELDEEGYIRTLGGKGGGQTKTDVAGIFGAGDVVDFHYQQAVTAAGMGCKAALDADDYLETADLGETAATQEGAAVSDD, encoded by the coding sequence ATGAGCGAACATCCCCACGTCGAGATTTACACGAAGGAGAACTGCCCCTACTGTGACAAAGCGAAGGACCTCTTCGACGAGAAAGGAATCGAGTACGAGACGTACAACGTGACAGGTGATGATGAACTGTTCTCCGAGATGGTCGAGCGTGCTGACGGACGAAAGACAGCACCGGAGGTGTTCATCGACGACGAACTCATCGGTGGCTGGGACGAGACGAGCGCACTGGAAGAGACTGGTGAACTCGACGAAAGGCTTGGTATCGCGGCCTCGGATGGCGGCGAAACGGCCGACCCCGAACACCGGACGCTCATCGTCTCCGGAAGCGGTATCGCGGGATTGACCGCAGCAATCTACGCCGCACGCGGGAACAACGACCCGCTCATCCTCCAAGGCGACGAACCGGGGGGGCAACTGACGCTCACGACCGATGTGGAGAACTACCCCGGGTTCCCCGACGGAATCAGCGGTCCGGAACTCATCAACAACATGCAGGAGCAGGCCGAGCGGTTCGGTGCCGAAGTGAAGACGGGCATCATCGAGGACGTAGACGACACGTCCCGCCCGTTCCGTGTCGAACTCTCGAACGGCGACGTGTACACGACCGACGCGCTCATCGCGGCCAGCGGCGCGAGCGCTCGAACCCTCTCGATTCCGGGCGAGGACGATCTGATGGGCTACGGTGTTTCGACCTGCGCAACCTGTGACGGCGCGTTCTTCCGCGACGAGGAGATGGTCGTCATCGGCGGCGGTGACGCCGCGTTCGAAGAAGCGTCCTTCCTCACGAAGTTCGCGGAGAAAGTCTATCTGGTTCACCGGCGCGAAGAGTTCCGCGCGGAACAGTATTGGCAGGACCGCGTGCAGGAAAAAGTCGATGCGGGCGAAATCGAGATCATGAAAAACACCGAGGTGACGGAGATTCATGGAACGCCGGAAGACGGCGTCGATCACGTCACGATGGTCACCAATCCGGCGGGGAAACCGTCACAGAAACTCGACGATCCGGAAACGGAGGAGTTCGACTTCGACGTTGGGGCCGTCTTCCTCGCCATTGGCCACACACCGAACACGGGCTACCTCGAAGACACGGACGTGGAATTGGACGAGGAGGGCTACATCCGCACCCTCGGAGGCAAAGGTGGTGGACAGACGAAAACCGACGTGGCCGGCATCTTCGGCGCGGGCGACGTGGTTGACT
- a CDS encoding DUF357 domain-containing protein has translation MGADIVEKTDRYERLLSEALDAAEIAPATDTPMGEAAVDCREMARSYLEDGRHFRDDDDLVNALASFSYGHAWLDAGARIGLFDVPREGHLFTI, from the coding sequence ATGGGTGCAGATATCGTCGAAAAGACGGACCGATACGAACGTCTCCTCTCGGAGGCGCTCGATGCGGCCGAAATCGCTCCCGCAACCGATACGCCGATGGGCGAGGCCGCGGTTGACTGTCGGGAGATGGCACGGTCGTATCTCGAAGACGGACGACATTTTCGCGACGACGACGACCTCGTAAACGCACTCGCGTCGTTTTCGTATGGACATGCATGGCTCGACGCGGGGGCGAGAATCGGTCTCTTCGACGTCCCCCGTGAAGGACATCTCTTCACCATATAG
- a CDS encoding ArsR/SmtB family transcription factor — translation MEGVLWYVLTGTRGGANRVRLLRTLDERPRNANQLADDLDLDYKTVRHHLDVLMDNGVIENSGDDYGAVYLITGQTRQHWDTVEEIIGKVE, via the coding sequence ATGGAGGGCGTCCTGTGGTACGTACTCACCGGTACGCGTGGCGGAGCCAATCGTGTCCGCCTGCTTCGCACGCTGGATGAGCGTCCGCGGAACGCCAATCAACTGGCCGACGACCTGGATCTCGATTACAAAACGGTTCGCCATCACCTCGATGTACTGATGGACAACGGGGTAATCGAGAACAGCGGGGACGACTACGGTGCAGTGTACCTGATTACGGGACAAACGCGACAACATTGGGACACCGTCGAGGAAATCATCGGGAAAGTGGAGTAA